The Helianthus annuus cultivar XRQ/B chromosome 16, HanXRQr2.0-SUNRISE, whole genome shotgun sequence genome includes a window with the following:
- the LOC110917102 gene encoding E3 ubiquitin-protein ligase ATL4 — translation MDTLPPPPPPPPFSVITTPTPTSYTPIPQLYYNDTVSHHHHSSPPTPSIIIVMIIISSAIIISATIYLLIRFLTRRCNRSFSTFSPADDVVSNNRNDSNESNETEHVRHHVISITNNALDSLPLFTFSSLTGKIAGGDCAVCLSKFESSDQLRLLPLCCHAFHAQCIDAWLKSNMTCPLCRSTVNPNEEDIMNTLTSGNGGSRRAGGNRSNSFRIEIGTISQRRDPANSDRRSYSVGSYDYVLDDGYEIPVESTHRSVVSDCTSGDKDSTAEAPGESLAAEVAAGGSGRFNWLRDYVDRVSVSLRGSGRFFTGSSRRSEAVSDFDGGHGRIGEEISELFRWLSGV, via the coding sequence ATGGACACCctaccacctccacctccaccaccaccattctCCGTCAtaaccacccccacccccacctcaTACACCCCCATTCCTCAACTTTACTACAACGACACAGTATCACACCACCACCACTCATCACCTCCAACACCTTCAATAATAATCGTAATGATTATTATATCTTCCGCCATTATTATCTCCGCCACTATTTACCTCCTCATCCGCTTCCTCACACGCCGCTGCAACCGTTCATTCAGTACATTTTCACCAGCCGACGACGTCGTTTCCAATAACAGAAACGATAGTAACGAAAGTAACGAAACCGAACACGTGCGTCATCATGTGATCTCCATAACTAACAATGCACTCGACTCCTTACCGCTTTTCACCTTCTCTTCACTCACCGGAAAAATCGCCGGAGGCGACTGTGCCGTTTGTTTATCGAAGTTTGAAAGTTCAGATCAGCTCCGGCTTCTTCCGTTATGTTGTCACGCGTTTCACGCGCAGTGTATTGACGCGTGGCTTAAGTCTAACATGACGTGTCCGCTCTGCCGGTCTACTGTAAACCCTAACGAAGAAGATATTATGAATACGTTGACTTCCGGCAACGGCGGTAGTCGTAGAGCTGGTGGAAACAGGAGTAACAGTTTCCGAATCGAGATCGGGACTATTAGTCAACGGCGAGATCCGGCGAATTCTGACCGGAGGTCATACTCCGTCGGTTCGTATGATTACGTGCTGGACGACGGTTACGAGATTCCGGTGGAGTCGACGCACCGGAGTGTTGTTTCCGATTGTACTTCCGGCGATAAGGATTCAACGGCGGAAGCGCCGGGAGAGAGTTTGGCCGCGGAGGTTGCTGCCGGTGGTAGTGGACGGTTTAATTGGTTGCGTGATTACGTGGATCGTGTTTCGGTTTCGTTACGTGGTTCTGGAAGGTTCTTTACCGGAAGTAGTCGCCGGAGTGAGGCGGTTAGCGATTTTGACGGAGGTCATGGGAGAATCGGTGAAGAGATCAGTGAACTTTTCCGGTGGCTTTCAGGGGTATAA